In Mycolicibacterium aubagnense, the DNA window CCTGATCGGCGAACAGCGCCGGGATCGACACCGGCGCGGCGGTGTCGATATCGAGCGCCGCCCAGTTTCCGAACTCCGCCAGCCGGTCCTGCGCCGGAGAACCGAGCAGCGGCAAGGCGGACAGGCGCTGTGCCGGATCTGCCGTCATCGCGGTCAGGACGCGGTCCAGCTGGTCCGCCAGCTGGACGACGTCGAGCCGGCGGGTGCCGAACGTCGTGACCGACAGCTCGTCGCCCGTGCCGGAGAACGCCAGTCCGGAGCCGCGCCCGAGACCCGAGATCAGCTGCGCCGCCGCCGTGGCCTCACCCAGCGGCACGGTGAACCCCGAGGGGAGAAAGTCGACGACGATCCGGTCGGCGCCCGGCCCATGGCGCTTGCGTTCCAGGGCCTGTACCGGAAATCGCTGATGACGCACCGCTTCTCGGGTGCGGGTGTGCACATGCGCGCAGAACTCGGCGACGGTGACATCGGGGGAAACCTGCAGCACCAGCGGCACCACCCCAGCGACCATGCCGGGCAACGTCTTCGACACCTGCAGGACGCGACGGGTCACCGGCAGGTCGAGCACCACCTCGTGTCCCACCGCCGCCCGGCTCCGCAGGACCAGCGCGCACGCCGCGATGAGCACCGTCGACCGGCGCACGTCCCAGGCCTCACACAGTCGTTCAACCTGCGCCAACAACGCGGGGTCCAACTGGATCGGCTCCGACGAGCCATCGACGGCGCCCGCGGCGTCATCCGACTCGAGCTCGCGGGTGGTTTCCGCCGGCAGATTCGCCGTCCAGTACGCCTCGTCCTCGGCGTAGTCCGCGGAGGCTTCGTAGGCTTCTTCGCAGTCGAGCAGGTCTTGCAGGGAACTGAAGTAGGACGGCTGAATCGCCAGACCCGCAACAGCTTCCGAGTAAACCGCGGCGATCCGCTGCAAGACCAACGCCAGCCCGATGCCGTCGGCAACGATGTGGTGGCAGCAGGCGAAGAAATAGGACTCGTCTGGCCCGGCGCGGAAGTACGCGAAGCGCAGCAGCGGACCGTCGAGCGGCATGGGGGTGCGCTGCAGCGCCGAGGCCGCTGCACGCGCCTCGGTCATCAGCTCGTCTGCGCGCGTCAGGTCGGCACGGGCCAGATCGTGAAAGGCCACTTCGATGTCGGCGACATCGAGCAGGCGCTGGCGCACCTGGCCGTCGGACTCCGAGAAGGTCGCGAGCACCGGATCGGCTTCGCCGACGACGCGGCGGATGGATTGCTCGAAGAGCTCGAAATCAACCGGGCCGTCAATTTTTACGAAGATGCCGAGCTGCCATTCCGCAGCCGATTGACCCGTTTCCTGCGCAAGCCAGATATCCAACTGCCCACGCGTGACAGGCAACGACGAATCGCCGAGATCCATCCCGAAACCAGAAATGCCGAACTACCCCTGAATCACCGAGCGATCAGAGCCGCTGCCCCACCGCCAGTCGGTCCCGCAAGCTCTTCGGCCGGATGTCCGTCCATTCCCGCTCGATGTACTCCAGGCACGAGGCACGGTCCGCCTCGCCAAAGACGACCCGCCAGCCCGCCGGAACGTCAGCAAACGTCGGCCACAGGCTGTGCTGCTCTTCGTCGTTGATCAGCACGAAGAAAGAACCATTGTCGTCATCGAACGGGTTGGTGCTCATAGTGCTCCCAAAAGAATTGACGCTCAAGATAATTGGGCGTGGCGATTTCCGCCCGTCCCGTGGGCGAATGCTACATGCCCACACTATGTCCGCAAACGGGCGTCAATAAACCAACCCCGGCGCGCCGCGATCGAGCAACCCATCCGAAATCCCCGATGCCGTAACGACTTTCGCGACATTCTTTGCCCGATGCCAACGGCCGTACCGACTTCGCAGGGCAAACCCACCGTCCACCATTTCTGATAGTTAGCTGTACCGCCGAAAACGGGGCCCGAGCGCAAAAAGTGCGAATAACCGCCGGACGGGATGTGGTTTCGACGCAGCGCAGAGTCAGACCACCGCGGCCGAGCCGCGAATCAGACCACCGCGGCGAGCCGCGAATCAGACCACCGCGGCGAGCCGCGAATCAGACCATGGCACGGCGGCCGGCGAGGGCCCGGCCCAGCGTCAGCTCATCGGCGAATTCCAGGTCGCCACCCATCGGCAGACCCGACGCGATGCGCGTCACCGTCAGCCCCGGGATGTCCCGCAGCATGCGCACCAGGTACGTGGCAGTGGCCTCGCCCTCGGTGTTGGGGTCGGTCGCGATGATCACCTCGACGATGTCCACGCCGTCGACCCGCTGCCCAATCCTGTTGAGCAGCTCACGAATTCGCAATTGCTCCGGCCCGACGCCGGACAGCGGATCGAGCGCCCCACCCAGGACGTGGTAGCGCCCGCGGAATTCGCGCGTGCGCTCCACCGCCTGGACGTCTTTGGGCTCCTCGACCACACACACCAGCGAGCCGTCGCGGCGCGGGTCGCTGCAGATGCGGCACCGGTCGTCGTCGGACACATTGCCGCACACCGCACAGAACTTGACGCCGTCGCGCACCCGGTTCAGCACCGCGGTCAGCCGGTCGATGTCCGGCGGCTCCACCGACAACAGGTGGAACGCGATGCGCTGGGCACTCTTCGGCCCGATACCCGGCAGCTTGCCGAGCTCGTCGATCAAATCCTGTACTGGTCCTTCAAACACATCAGAACCCGGGCAGGCCCGTGCCCTGCATGCCGCCGGCCAGCGGGCCGAGGCGCTGCTGCGCCATCAAGGTCACCTGCTCGGAGGCGTCGCTCAGGGCACCCACGACGAGGTCCTGCAGCGTCTCGATGTCATTCGGGTCGACGACCTTGGGGTCGATGGTCAGCGCGGTGATCTCGCCGCTGCCCATCATGGTGACCTTGACCAGCCCACCGCCGGCCTGACCGACCACCGACGAGCTGGCCAGGGACTCCTGCGCAGCCATGAGCTGCTGCTGCATCTGCTGCGCCTGAGCGAGCAGCGCGGACATATCGGGCTGGCCACCGGGTTGCATGAGGATCCCCTCGGGTTTCGATGATCGGGTGTGCGCGCCAGCCTAGTCGCCCGGCGCCATCGCCGGGCGACGGGCGCGCCGTCGGGCAGTTAGCCCTCGACAACCTTCTTAAGGTTGCCCAGCACCTCGTCCTGAATCTTGCGCAGACCCAGCGGCGCGAAGGTCTTCTCGAAGAAGCCGCCGATGCCACCGGCACCCTGCCACGCGGTCTTGACGGTGACGGTCGAACCGGTGCCGGCCGGGGCAACGGTCCAGGTGGTCACCATCGACGAGTTGGCGTCCTTCTCGATGACGCTCTTGCCTGCGACGTCGACCGTGGCCTTGACCTCACGCGAGCGCTTCTTGGTGGCCTGCAGTTTCCACGTCGCGACGGTGCCGGCACCCTGTCCGCCTTCGAGCACCTGGTAGCCGCTGTAGTTCGACGAGAGGATCTTCGGGCGCACGGTCTGGTAGTCGGCGACCGCCTCGAGCACCTTCTCCGGCTCGGCGAGAATCAACACGGTGCTGGACGCACTGACCTGTCCCATCAGGCAAAACTCCTGTTCGTGGCTTCACTGGTGCGGTCGCGAGGACCGCGGTCTCGGTCTAGCGTATATGTGTGACCGCTGTCGCGACCGACGCGACGACCGCCCACGAGGCGGCCGTGCAGCGACTCGTGGACAGCTACCGCGCCATCCCGCAGGGTGCGACGGTGCGACTGGCGAAACCGACATCGAACCTGTTCCGCGCCCGGTCACGCACCAAGACCAAGGGTCTGGACGTCTCCGGGCTTGATGGTGTCCTCGCCGTCGACACCGAGTCCCGTACCGCCGACGTCCAGGGCATGTGCACCTACGAGACGCTGGTGGCGGCGACGCTGCCGTTCGGCTTGGCGCCGATGGTCGTTCCGCAACTCAAGACCATCACCCTCGGGGGCGCCGTCACCGGGCTGGGCATCGAGTCGACGTCCTTCCGCAACGGCCTGCCGCACGAGTCCGTGCTGGAACTGGACATCCTCACCGGAGCCGGCGAACTGATCCGGGCGTCCCCGCACACCCATTCCGACCTGTTCTACGCC includes these proteins:
- a CDS encoding MbtH family protein, which produces MSTNPFDDDNGSFFVLINDEEQHSLWPTFADVPAGWRVVFGEADRASCLEYIEREWTDIRPKSLRDRLAVGQRL
- the recR gene encoding recombination mediator RecR, with the protein product MFEGPVQDLIDELGKLPGIGPKSAQRIAFHLLSVEPPDIDRLTAVLNRVRDGVKFCAVCGNVSDDDRCRICSDPRRDGSLVCVVEEPKDVQAVERTREFRGRYHVLGGALDPLSGVGPEQLRIRELLNRIGQRVDGVDIVEVIIATDPNTEGEATATYLVRMLRDIPGLTVTRIASGLPMGGDLEFADELTLGRALAGRRAMV
- a CDS encoding YbaB/EbfC family nucleoid-associated protein gives rise to the protein MQPGGQPDMSALLAQAQQMQQQLMAAQESLASSSVVGQAGGGLVKVTMMGSGEITALTIDPKVVDPNDIETLQDLVVGALSDASEQVTLMAQQRLGPLAGGMQGTGLPGF
- a CDS encoding SRPBCC family protein, producing the protein MGQVSASSTVLILAEPEKVLEAVADYQTVRPKILSSNYSGYQVLEGGQGAGTVATWKLQATKKRSREVKATVDVAGKSVIEKDANSSMVTTWTVAPAGTGSTVTVKTAWQGAGGIGGFFEKTFAPLGLRKIQDEVLGNLKKVVEG